One region of Bacterioplanoides sp. SCSIO 12839 genomic DNA includes:
- a CDS encoding ABC transporter permease: MDFDLIVNILFATIRTGTPLILIALGEMVAEKSGVLNLGQEGMVLMGAVCGFMAAVVTGNAGLGVIAAIIAGMVASLLFGFLAISLVTNQVATGLALTIFGIGLSAFIGAGYVGMAIEGITPWEIPLLSDLPVIGKILFSHDPLVYLSWVLFGLIFWCFRSTRIGLTVRAVGENPEAANAIGIPVMKVRYGAVLFGGAMAGLAGGYLSLAYTPMWNEGMSAGRGWIALALVVFASWKAERILLGAYLFGAASIMHLVLQGLGFEASPNLLAMLPYIATIIVLVVIANDSIKAKLSTPLALGQPYRPQV; the protein is encoded by the coding sequence ATGGATTTCGATCTGATAGTTAATATTTTATTTGCCACCATTCGTACCGGCACGCCATTAATTTTAATTGCACTGGGTGAAATGGTTGCGGAAAAGTCTGGCGTATTAAACCTGGGTCAGGAAGGCATGGTACTGATGGGCGCAGTCTGTGGCTTTATGGCTGCGGTTGTGACCGGCAATGCGGGCCTGGGTGTGATTGCTGCCATTATTGCGGGCATGGTCGCTTCGCTGCTGTTTGGTTTTCTGGCGATTTCCCTGGTTACCAACCAGGTCGCTACCGGTCTGGCCTTAACCATTTTTGGTATTGGTTTAAGTGCCTTTATTGGTGCCGGTTACGTGGGTATGGCCATTGAAGGTATTACTCCATGGGAAATTCCGTTGTTAAGTGATTTACCCGTGATTGGCAAAATTTTATTCAGCCACGATCCACTGGTGTATTTATCCTGGGTTTTATTTGGTCTGATTTTCTGGTGCTTCCGCAGCACTCGCATTGGCCTGACGGTTCGTGCCGTGGGTGAAAACCCGGAAGCGGCCAATGCCATTGGTATTCCTGTGATGAAGGTTCGTTACGGCGCGGTGTTATTTGGTGGCGCAATGGCTGGCCTGGCGGGCGGTTATTTATCGCTGGCCTACACCCCGATGTGGAATGAAGGTATGTCGGCTGGTCGTGGCTGGATTGCTCTGGCTCTGGTGGTATTTGCCAGCTGGAAAGCCGAACGTATTTTGTTAGGTGCTTATTTATTTGGCGCGGCCAGCATCATGCACCTGGTATTGCAGGGCCTGGGCTTTGAAGCCTCACCAAACCTGCTGGCTATGCTGCCGTATATCGCCACCATCATTGTATTAGTGGTGATTGCCAACGATTCAATTAAAGCAAAACTCAGTACGCCACTGGCACTGGGACAGCCGTATCGACCTCAGGTTTAA
- a CDS encoding long-chain-fatty-acid--CoA ligase — protein sequence MLGLMMDSPLLVSTLLEHAESTHGSTEIVSRRCEGDIHRYTMKDAAGRARRIANLLARYDIQQGDRVATLAWNNYRHFELYYGISGTGAVLHTINPRLFAEQLVYIINHAEDRLVFVDLTFVPLLEAIQGQISGVEKFIILCDEDKMPDTSLANAHCYETLLAAESDQFQWPEFDERSACSMCYTSGTTGNPKGVLYSHRSTVLHALASVGEEVMGMASSTCFLPVVPMFHVNAWGTPYSAAITGAKQVFPGPGMDGASLWELIEAEKPDLLLGVPTVWLMLLNHMDSIGKKLDSVENVIVGGSAAPISMIRAFQEKHDAFLIHAWGMTEMSPVGTLNSHNKHMEALPLEERYQLQAKQGRPVYGVEMKIVDDNLQPLPRDGVASGRLLVRGPWIVNGYYKNEASDSFIDGWFDTGDVATIDEHNYLTIVDRSKDVIKSGGEWISSIDMENIAVGHPELTECCVIGVPHPKWDERPVLLAIKQPGSSLSEDDVKAYLDDKIVKWWMPDKVLFVEELPHTATGKLHKVPLREQYHDLLM from the coding sequence ATGTTAGGTCTGATGATGGACAGCCCACTGCTGGTGTCCACCTTGCTCGAACACGCAGAGTCTACACACGGGTCGACAGAAATTGTCAGCCGCCGCTGTGAAGGCGACATTCACCGTTACACCATGAAAGATGCCGCAGGCCGTGCGCGACGTATTGCCAACCTGCTGGCGCGTTACGACATTCAGCAGGGTGATCGGGTGGCCACACTGGCGTGGAATAACTACCGTCACTTTGAGCTCTATTACGGCATTTCCGGAACCGGTGCCGTGTTACATACCATTAACCCGCGCTTATTTGCCGAGCAGCTGGTTTATATTATCAACCATGCTGAAGACCGGTTGGTGTTTGTTGATCTGACGTTTGTGCCGTTATTGGAGGCGATTCAGGGTCAGATTTCTGGTGTCGAAAAATTCATTATTTTATGCGACGAAGACAAAATGCCAGACACCAGCCTGGCGAATGCGCATTGTTACGAAACCCTTCTGGCCGCTGAATCAGATCAGTTCCAGTGGCCCGAGTTTGACGAACGCAGCGCCTGCTCTATGTGTTACACCTCTGGCACCACGGGCAATCCGAAAGGTGTGTTATACAGTCATCGTTCGACGGTGTTGCACGCACTGGCGTCGGTGGGGGAAGAAGTAATGGGCATGGCCTCTTCAACCTGTTTCTTGCCTGTGGTTCCTATGTTCCATGTGAATGCCTGGGGAACGCCTTATTCCGCGGCTATAACCGGTGCGAAACAGGTTTTCCCGGGGCCGGGAATGGACGGTGCTTCGTTGTGGGAATTAATTGAGGCAGAAAAGCCTGATTTATTATTAGGGGTACCAACAGTCTGGCTGATGTTGCTGAATCATATGGACAGCATCGGTAAAAAACTCGATTCGGTTGAGAATGTGATCGTGGGGGGCTCTGCGGCACCAATCTCGATGATTCGTGCGTTTCAGGAAAAACACGATGCGTTTTTAATTCACGCCTGGGGCATGACCGAAATGAGCCCGGTGGGGACCCTGAACTCACACAATAAACATATGGAAGCCTTGCCACTGGAAGAACGTTATCAGCTGCAAGCGAAACAAGGGCGGCCGGTTTATGGGGTAGAAATGAAGATTGTGGATGACAACCTTCAGCCACTTCCGCGTGACGGTGTGGCCTCTGGGCGTTTATTAGTTCGTGGCCCCTGGATTGTGAATGGTTACTACAAAAATGAGGCGTCAGACAGCTTTATTGATGGCTGGTTTGATACCGGTGATGTGGCCACCATTGACGAGCATAACTACCTCACCATTGTTGATCGTTCTAAGGACGTGATCAAATCCGGCGGAGAATGGATCAGCTCCATTGATATGGAAAATATTGCGGTTGGTCATCCGGAGCTTACCGAGTGTTGTGTGATTGGTGTTCCTCATCCGAAATGGGATGAACGCCCGGTATTGTTAGCGATTAAACAGCCCGGATCATCACTCAGTGAAGATGATGTGAAGGCGTATCTGGACGATAAAATTGTGAAATGGTGGATGCCAGACAAGGTTTTATTTGTCGAGGAATTACCCCATACCGCAACCGGCAAACTGCATAAAGTGCCGCTGCGTGAGCAATATCATGATCTGTTAATGTGA
- a CDS encoding TetR/AcrR family transcriptional regulator codes for MTKQKYKPGKIRERNNENILAAAEQEFVLHGFKGTSMQSIADRAGVPKANIHYYFKNKANLYRALLENIMQVWNEVLSDITPDSDPADVLTRFIRSKVHLSYTNPNASKIFAMEIIQGAPHLREHLSQNMRTWVKEKTNVIQSWVDQEKIRPIDPTHLIFMIWSTTQHYADFETQILEVLNKRQYEPDDIDQITDFLIDMIFTRLGLEKPDLEPFQVESHDESDSLDNEAVTS; via the coding sequence ATGACGAAGCAAAAGTATAAGCCGGGTAAAATCCGCGAACGTAACAACGAAAATATTCTGGCAGCCGCGGAACAAGAGTTTGTTCTGCACGGTTTTAAAGGTACCAGCATGCAATCCATTGCTGACCGTGCCGGTGTACCAAAAGCCAATATCCATTATTATTTTAAAAACAAAGCCAACCTGTACCGCGCTTTGTTAGAAAACATTATGCAGGTGTGGAATGAAGTTTTATCTGACATCACACCTGACAGTGATCCGGCGGATGTATTAACCCGCTTTATCCGATCTAAAGTTCATTTGTCGTATACCAACCCAAACGCTTCTAAAATTTTCGCTATGGAAATTATTCAGGGTGCGCCGCATTTACGCGAACACCTGAGCCAGAACATGCGTACCTGGGTTAAAGAAAAAACCAACGTGATTCAAAGTTGGGTGGATCAGGAAAAAATTCGTCCGATTGATCCAACGCACCTGATCTTTATGATCTGGTCGACCACTCAGCATTACGCTGACTTCGAAACTCAGATTCTCGAAGTATTAAATAAGCGTCAGTATGAGCCGGATGATATTGATCAGATTACCGATTTCCTGATTGATATGATTTTCACTCGCTTAGGCCTTGAAAAACCAGATCTGGAACCTTTTCAGGTTGAAAGCCATGACGAGTCAGACAGCCTCGACAACGAAGCAGTCACGTCATAA
- a CDS encoding ABC transporter permease, with protein sequence MLTLEKRPSDSQTMSYLSPLLAIVLTLVSGAVLFTAMGKDPLASLYTFFVSPLSDLYGWTELGTKAGPLLLCAMGLMLCFKAKIWNIGAEGQFILGGLGGGYIALELMEAEGIWVLPAVLIFGALCGMAWAALAALLKTRFNANEILTTIMLNYIALNWLLYGVHGPLKDPSGFNFPESAIFSEAATLPLIFEDYRLNISIFFALFAMAAIWTLMSRTMMGFQISVLGEDQSAANFAGFKGKRLTWLVLLLCGALAGLAGVSEVTGTVGQLTPYISPGYGYAAIIVAFLGRMHPLGILFASMLLALTYMGGEMAQMDLGLPKSLTGLFQGMLLFYLLACDLLISYRIVKVKKSPAVAG encoded by the coding sequence ATGTTAACACTAGAAAAACGCCCATCAGACAGCCAAACCATGTCGTATTTATCGCCACTGCTGGCGATTGTACTGACATTGGTCAGTGGTGCTGTGTTATTTACCGCCATGGGTAAAGACCCATTGGCTTCACTGTATACTTTTTTTGTTTCACCCCTGAGTGATTTATACGGCTGGACCGAGCTGGGAACCAAAGCCGGGCCATTATTATTATGTGCCATGGGATTGATGTTGTGCTTTAAAGCCAAGATCTGGAATATCGGTGCCGAAGGTCAGTTTATTTTAGGCGGCTTAGGCGGCGGTTATATCGCACTGGAGTTAATGGAAGCCGAAGGCATCTGGGTATTACCGGCGGTACTTATTTTTGGTGCTTTGTGTGGTATGGCCTGGGCGGCGTTGGCCGCACTGTTAAAAACCCGTTTTAACGCCAATGAAATTCTGACCACCATCATGCTCAATTACATTGCCTTAAACTGGTTATTGTATGGCGTGCATGGCCCTCTCAAAGATCCGAGTGGTTTTAACTTTCCGGAATCAGCCATCTTCTCCGAAGCGGCAACACTGCCACTGATTTTTGAAGATTACCGGTTAAATATCAGCATCTTCTTTGCGTTATTCGCTATGGCGGCCATCTGGACACTGATGTCACGCACCATGATGGGCTTTCAGATTTCAGTGTTAGGTGAAGACCAATCTGCAGCAAACTTCGCGGGCTTTAAAGGCAAACGCCTGACCTGGCTGGTGTTATTGCTGTGTGGCGCACTGGCGGGTCTGGCTGGCGTGAGTGAAGTCACCGGCACCGTTGGCCAGCTGACGCCTTATATCTCACCGGGTTACGGTTACGCTGCCATTATTGTTGCTTTCCTTGGGCGTATGCACCCGCTGGGCATTTTATTTGCCAGCATGTTGTTAGCCCTGACCTACATGGGTGGTGAAATGGCACAGATGGATTTAGGCCTGCCTAAATCACTGACCGGATTATTCCAGGGCATGTTGTTGTTTTATTTATTAGCCTGCGACCTGTTGATCAGTTATCGCATTGTAAAAGTTAAGAAAAGCCCAGCAGTTGCAGGCTAA
- the xdhA gene encoding xanthine dehydrogenase small subunit, with product MVRFFLNGNLTVVRNIDSDTTLLRYLRTHESLSGTKEGCGSGDCGACSVLLGEQQDGQWYYKAINGCITFVAQLNGKSVVTVDALATGRGTLTGGSDEPQLHPAQQAMVDYHGSQCGFCTPGIVMSLAALHESINNGEDAQQQATQHQIIEALSGNLCRCTGYRPIIEAASHLNDYPDNRPQAVQVWQPDASASVDQGEGVATAASFSTNGQQAWAPETEEQLQSLLKEHPDARVVAGATDLALEVTQFLKPINKLIALGGIDSLRTIRDEDHALLIGAGVTYSEAEPLLAKYFPEFAQLLTRLGSRQVRNNGTLGGNIANASPIGDTPPVLLALGACIELASAPGLVSGVGSRWIKLKDFFVDYKKTTLEAGEYIRTIKIPKLKADEQLKVYKISKRLEDDISAVLAAFKVTMSGDNSASGGSKVAAISTGFGGMAAIPKAAAELEAALTGSPVNGTQFRQAAEKLAEDFTPMSDVRATDEYRLLVAKNLVQKCALELLQPDSISRIENIHSSQLAASDAINLMENHNA from the coding sequence GTGGTTCGATTTTTTTTGAATGGGAATCTGACAGTTGTACGAAATATAGACAGTGATACGACGTTATTACGCTATTTACGTACCCATGAATCCCTATCAGGTACAAAAGAAGGGTGTGGTTCAGGTGATTGTGGTGCCTGTTCGGTGTTGCTGGGTGAGCAGCAGGATGGACAGTGGTACTACAAAGCGATCAATGGTTGCATTACTTTTGTTGCCCAGCTGAATGGCAAGAGTGTTGTAACGGTCGATGCTTTGGCGACGGGGCGCGGTACGCTTACTGGCGGGAGTGATGAACCTCAACTCCACCCAGCCCAGCAAGCAATGGTGGATTACCATGGTTCTCAGTGTGGCTTTTGTACCCCGGGCATTGTGATGTCGCTGGCGGCGCTGCATGAATCTATTAATAATGGCGAAGATGCACAGCAACAAGCCACACAACATCAGATTATCGAAGCACTATCGGGCAACTTATGTCGTTGTACTGGTTACCGCCCGATTATCGAAGCCGCTTCCCATCTGAATGATTACCCGGATAACCGTCCTCAAGCGGTGCAGGTATGGCAGCCAGATGCCTCAGCGTCTGTTGATCAGGGTGAAGGTGTTGCAACTGCTGCGAGCTTCTCGACTAACGGTCAGCAAGCCTGGGCACCAGAGACTGAAGAGCAGCTGCAAAGCTTATTAAAAGAACATCCGGATGCACGTGTTGTAGCGGGTGCAACGGACCTGGCATTAGAAGTCACTCAGTTCCTGAAGCCGATCAACAAGCTGATTGCTCTGGGTGGCATTGATTCGCTGCGAACCATTCGTGATGAAGACCACGCATTGTTAATTGGCGCAGGTGTTACCTACAGCGAAGCTGAGCCGTTGTTAGCCAAGTACTTCCCTGAGTTTGCACAACTGTTGACCCGTCTGGGCTCCAGACAGGTGCGTAACAACGGTACTCTCGGTGGAAATATTGCGAATGCCTCCCCGATTGGTGATACACCGCCGGTGTTATTGGCACTGGGTGCTTGTATTGAACTGGCATCTGCTCCCGGCCTGGTGAGTGGTGTTGGTTCGCGTTGGATCAAGCTGAAAGACTTCTTTGTGGATTACAAGAAAACCACGCTGGAAGCGGGCGAATACATTCGCACCATTAAGATTCCAAAATTAAAAGCGGATGAACAGCTGAAGGTCTATAAGATCTCCAAGCGTCTGGAAGATGACATCTCCGCGGTGTTGGCAGCGTTCAAAGTAACCATGTCAGGCGATAACTCAGCTTCAGGCGGTAGCAAGGTCGCAGCGATCAGTACCGGCTTTGGTGGTATGGCAGCCATTCCGAAAGCGGCCGCTGAGCTGGAAGCGGCATTGACGGGTTCACCGGTCAACGGCACTCAGTTCCGCCAGGCAGCCGAGAAACTGGCAGAAGACTTTACGCCAATGTCCGATGTACGTGCGACCGATGAATACCGCTTATTAGTGGCGAAAAATCTGGTGCAGAAATGTGCTTTGGAATTGCTCCAGCCAGACAGTATTTCCCGTATCGAAAATATCCACTCCAGCCAGCTGGCTGCCAGCGATGCTATTAACCTGATGGAGAATCACAATGCGTAA
- a CDS encoding MarR family winged helix-turn-helix transcriptional regulator produces MDRYDQVLVALRRIIRATDLHSKKLSKTSGLTSPQLLILQTLRENSDLTVGQVAKQVSLSQATVTTIVDRLERGGYVYRERGTADKRKVYVYLTDKAFETLVDAPKPLQDDFVRQYQDLHDWEQTMILSSLERVAYMMDAQHIDAAPVLDIGALDRNETIKK; encoded by the coding sequence ATGGACAGATATGATCAGGTGCTGGTCGCCTTACGCCGTATTATTCGTGCAACCGACCTCCACTCTAAAAAACTCAGTAAAACCTCCGGGCTTACCTCGCCCCAATTATTAATTCTTCAAACCTTGCGGGAGAACAGCGATCTGACCGTGGGGCAGGTTGCCAAGCAGGTATCATTATCGCAGGCGACGGTCACCACGATTGTGGATCGCCTTGAGCGTGGTGGTTATGTCTATCGTGAACGTGGTACAGCCGATAAGCGCAAAGTGTACGTGTATTTAACCGATAAGGCGTTTGAAACTCTGGTCGATGCACCGAAGCCGTTGCAGGATGACTTTGTGCGCCAATACCAGGACTTACACGATTGGGAGCAAACGATGATTTTATCATCGCTGGAGCGAGTCGCTTATATGATGGACGCCCAACATATTGATGCTGCACCGGTTCTGGATATTGGTGCACTGGATCGCAACGAAACCATCAAAAAATAA
- a CDS encoding DsbA family oxidoreductase, which translates to MALQIDIISDVMCPWCAIGYSALKQAAQSFPEAGIQIRWHPFELNPNMPAEGQNLREHLAEKYGSTEEESEQNRIHMTKLGNELGFEFNFSDTQRIVNTFNAHQLLTWAGELQESPDYADDLQTQLKMALFTAYFRDGVDVSVGENLVAIAVSVGLSAQEAQQLLEQQTYAGAVRAEQQQFQQMGINSVPGVILANKYLVSGGQPVEVFKQAIQQVLDEQTA; encoded by the coding sequence ATGGCTCTGCAAATCGATATCATCTCTGATGTTATGTGCCCCTGGTGTGCGATTGGTTATTCCGCACTGAAACAGGCGGCACAGTCTTTTCCAGAGGCTGGAATACAAATCCGCTGGCATCCATTCGAACTGAATCCGAATATGCCCGCTGAAGGCCAGAACCTCAGAGAACATCTGGCTGAAAAATACGGCAGCACCGAAGAAGAAAGTGAACAGAACCGCATTCATATGACAAAGCTAGGCAATGAATTGGGGTTTGAGTTTAACTTTTCAGACACTCAACGCATTGTGAACACCTTTAACGCCCATCAGCTTTTAACCTGGGCCGGTGAACTGCAGGAAAGTCCAGACTACGCTGACGACCTGCAAACACAATTAAAAATGGCGCTGTTTACCGCGTATTTCCGCGATGGTGTGGATGTCAGCGTTGGTGAAAATCTGGTGGCTATTGCCGTGAGTGTGGGTTTATCGGCACAAGAAGCGCAGCAGTTACTTGAGCAGCAGACTTATGCGGGTGCCGTGCGTGCTGAGCAACAACAATTCCAGCAGATGGGCATTAACTCCGTACCCGGAGTGATTCTGGCGAATAAATATCTGGTGAGTGGTGGCCAGCCGGTTGAGGTCTTTAAACAGGCTATTCAACAGGTATTAGACGAACAGACGGCATAG
- a CDS encoding ABC transporter ATP-binding protein translates to MKRIELKNITKRYPGCVANDQVNLTVHAGETHALLGENGAGKSTLMKIIYGVVAPDEGQMLWQGENVRISGPAHARELGIGMVFQHFSLFETLTVAENIALSMAADDVTSMDELKHRIETVSERYGMKLDPNRYVNTLSIGEQQRVEIVRCLLQDVKLLILDEPTSVLTPQEVDVLFHTLRQLAEEGCSILFISHKLDEVRALCDNATILRGGKVTGDCDPRTTSTEEIARLMVGDDTPLSENYERAQGADAFLNIRELDFKSDDPFATSLKNINLEVKAGEILGIAGVAGNGQEELLNLISGEETCNANQVFFADQAVGNLGPEKRRLAGLGFVPEERLGRGAVPDMSLEDNGLLTGYQGELTHKGWINKSKVKAFAEKIIDQFNVKTAGSHAQAKSLSGGNLQKFIIGREMLQNPKLLVCSHPTWGVDIGAAILIRHALIDLRDKGAAILVVSEDIDELYSISDRICAICDGRLSPVANTDDVSINQLGLWMAGDFEHQSAKSN, encoded by the coding sequence ATGAAAAGAATTGAATTAAAAAATATCACCAAACGTTACCCCGGTTGCGTCGCTAATGATCAGGTTAACCTGACCGTGCACGCCGGTGAGACACATGCGTTATTAGGTGAAAACGGCGCGGGCAAAAGCACTCTGATGAAAATCATTTACGGTGTGGTAGCACCGGATGAAGGTCAGATGTTATGGCAGGGGGAAAATGTTCGTATCAGTGGTCCGGCACATGCGCGTGAGCTGGGCATTGGTATGGTGTTCCAGCATTTCTCATTATTTGAGACCTTAACGGTTGCTGAAAATATTGCGCTGAGTATGGCAGCCGACGATGTGACATCTATGGATGAATTAAAACATCGTATTGAAACCGTGTCTGAGCGTTATGGCATGAAGCTCGACCCCAATCGTTATGTGAATACACTGTCGATTGGTGAGCAGCAGCGTGTTGAAATTGTGCGCTGTTTATTACAGGACGTTAAATTATTAATTCTGGATGAACCGACATCCGTATTAACGCCGCAGGAAGTGGATGTGTTATTCCACACCCTGCGCCAGCTGGCCGAAGAAGGCTGCAGCATTTTATTTATTTCCCACAAGCTCGATGAAGTCCGTGCTTTGTGTGATAACGCTACCATTTTACGTGGCGGCAAAGTCACGGGGGATTGTGACCCACGCACCACATCAACCGAAGAGATTGCTCGGTTAATGGTAGGTGATGACACACCATTAAGTGAAAACTACGAACGTGCTCAGGGCGCAGATGCTTTCCTGAATATTCGTGAACTGGATTTTAAATCCGACGACCCATTTGCCACGTCATTAAAAAACATCAACCTGGAAGTTAAAGCCGGAGAGATTCTCGGTATTGCCGGTGTTGCCGGTAACGGTCAGGAAGAATTATTAAACCTGATCAGTGGTGAAGAAACCTGTAACGCCAACCAGGTCTTTTTTGCTGACCAGGCGGTTGGCAACCTGGGGCCGGAAAAACGTCGCTTAGCCGGATTAGGATTTGTCCCGGAAGAACGCCTGGGTCGTGGCGCCGTGCCAGATATGTCACTGGAAGATAACGGTTTATTAACCGGTTATCAGGGCGAGCTGACTCATAAAGGTTGGATTAATAAAAGCAAAGTTAAAGCCTTCGCTGAAAAGATTATTGATCAGTTTAATGTAAAAACCGCAGGTAGCCATGCCCAGGCTAAATCGTTATCGGGTGGTAATTTACAGAAGTTTATTATCGGCCGTGAAATGCTGCAAAACCCTAAGTTATTAGTGTGCTCTCACCCGACCTGGGGGGTGGATATCGGTGCAGCCATTCTGATTCGTCACGCATTGATTGATTTGCGTGATAAAGGTGCAGCGATTCTGGTGGTTTCCGAAGATATTGATGAGCTGTATTCCATCAGTGATCGTATTTGCGCCATCTGTGATGGTCGTTTATCTCCGGTAGCCAATACTGACGATGTATCCATTAATCAACTGGGGCTATGGATGGCCGGTGATTTTGAACACCAGTCTGCGAAGTCGAATTAA
- a CDS encoding BMP family ABC transporter substrate-binding protein, with translation MMGRNKIATLISAATLALGASFVNAEDPLKVGFVYVGPTGDAGWTYAHDEARKYMEEQLGDKVETSYVESVAEGPDAERVIRRLAKDHGLIFTTSFGYMNPTLKVAKKFPKVKFEHATGYKQSKNMGTYFTRAYQGRYLTGLVAGKMTKSNVLGYVASFPIPEVIRGINAFTKGAKEVNPDVKVKVVWASTWYDPAKEREAAETLMLQGADILTQHTDSAAVIQAAESKGKFAIGYHSDMSAYGEKAHLTSTVHNWGDLYTQKAQAVIDGSWKAEDVWTGIAQGSTDLAPFNDAVPADVRELVEAKKAAIKAGEARVFDGPVTAQDGSVKAKDGESLSDGDLQGMNWYIDGVEGKLPQS, from the coding sequence ATGATGGGTCGTAATAAAATCGCAACGCTGATTTCAGCTGCAACACTGGCTCTGGGAGCAAGTTTTGTTAATGCTGAAGATCCACTGAAAGTAGGCTTCGTTTATGTTGGCCCAACCGGTGATGCTGGCTGGACTTACGCACACGATGAAGCGCGTAAATACATGGAAGAGCAACTGGGTGACAAAGTTGAAACCAGCTATGTTGAAAGTGTTGCTGAAGGCCCGGACGCTGAGCGTGTGATCCGTCGTCTGGCGAAAGATCATGGCCTGATTTTCACCACGTCATTTGGTTACATGAACCCGACGTTAAAAGTGGCGAAAAAATTCCCGAAAGTGAAATTCGAACATGCCACCGGTTATAAGCAATCGAAAAACATGGGTACCTATTTTACCCGTGCTTATCAGGGTCGTTACCTGACCGGTTTAGTGGCAGGCAAAATGACCAAGTCTAACGTACTGGGTTACGTGGCTTCTTTCCCGATTCCTGAAGTCATTCGTGGTATTAACGCATTCACCAAAGGCGCGAAAGAAGTTAACCCGGATGTGAAAGTTAAAGTGGTATGGGCAAGCACCTGGTACGACCCGGCTAAAGAGCGTGAAGCGGCTGAAACTCTGATGCTGCAAGGCGCTGACATCCTGACTCAACACACTGACTCTGCAGCGGTTATTCAAGCCGCAGAATCTAAAGGTAAATTCGCCATTGGTTACCACTCTGATATGAGTGCTTATGGTGAAAAAGCACATCTGACCTCAACCGTTCATAACTGGGGCGATCTGTACACTCAGAAAGCTCAGGCTGTTATCGACGGCAGCTGGAAAGCTGAAGACGTATGGACAGGTATTGCACAAGGTTCTACTGACTTAGCACCATTCAACGATGCCGTACCTGCGGATGTTCGCGAACTGGTTGAAGCGAAAAAAGCGGCTATTAAAGCCGGTGAAGCACGCGTATTTGATGGCCCGGTTACCGCACAAGACGGTTCTGTAAAAGCGAAAGATGGCGAATCTCTGTCTGATGGCGATCTGCAGGGCATGAACTGGTACATCGATGGTGTTGAAGGCAAGCTGCCTCAGTCTTAA